In Lysobacter sp. FW306-1B-D06B, the sequence CCAGTGACGGAAACGCGCGCGAATCGACATAGCGCGCGTACAGTGGCGCGAACACCTGCGCGCCCGCGAGCCGGTCCAGTTCCTCCACGAACGCGCGCGGCGCGACCTCGCCGGTGCCGTTGAGGCAGCACGCCGAATAGCGCGAGAGCACCTCGTCCAGGCTGCGGCCGTGGTCGCGGCGCAGGGCGATGTCGGCTTCCAGCCAGAACGCCGCGCCGGCCCAGTACACGCGCATCGTGCCCTTGTGATCGCGGCTGAGTTCGATCAGCGGGCGGCCGCTGGATTCGCGCCGGCCGCGCTCGAAACCCGCATCCAGCAACTGCCACGCCTGCTCCGGCGACAGCAGCCCGGCGCGGGCGCGCAGCACGTTCTGGTAATAGCTCGCCAGACCTTCCGACAGCCAGCGGCCGTCGCGGCCCATATAGGGATGGAACAGGTGCGAGAGCTCGTGGATCGCGGTCCAGTCCGCGCGCAGCTCCGGAATAGTCGCGTCGCCACGCACGTACAGCAGCACCGCGGTATCGCCGCGCCGCAGGGTCTGGCCCCAGGGCACGGGGCTTTCGTCTTCGCCGCCTTCATCCTCTCGGCTGACCTGTTCGATCCGCACCCGCGCGCTGCGCAGCGGGTAGCGGCCGTAGGCGGTGAGCTGCGCCTGCGCGACTTCCGCCAGCCACGCCTGCAACTGCGCGCGACGGCCCGCGTCGGCAACGCCGACCACTTCCACGCGCAGCTCGCTGTCGCCGGCGCGCAGGACGCGCACCGCGTCGGGCGTCGTCTCGTCCTGCGCGGGCGTCGCCGTCGCCATGGCCGCCAGCAGCAGGCCCAGCACGATGCGAAGCGGCGTCACGATCGAACGCATCCGAAGTCCTCCGGCCCGCCAATGGAACCCACGCGACGCGGGCCCTGAGACCACCGCCGCTACAATACCCGCATGGATGTCTCCCACCTGCTCGACGCGCTGAATCCAGCGCAGCGCGAGGCCGTCAGCGCCCCGCCCGGTCACTACCTCGTCCTCGCCGGCGCCGGTTCCGGCAAGACGCGCGTGCTCACGCATCGCATCGCCTGGCTGAACGAAGTCCACGGCGTGCCGACCCACGGCATTCTCGCGGTGACCTTCACCAACAAGGCCGCGGGCGAAATGCGCGCACGCGTGGACGGCCAGCTGCGCCACGGCGCGCGCGGCATGTGGATCGGCACCTTCCACGGCCTGGCGCACCGTCTGCTGCGGCTGCACTGGCAGGAAGCGAAGTTGCCGGAAGGCTTCCAGGTGCTCGATTCCGACGACCAGCTGCGCCTGGTCAAGCGCGTCGTGCAGGCGCTGGAGCTGGACGAGGCGCGTTTCCCGCCGCGCCAGATCGCGTGGTGGATCAACGCGCAGAAGGACGAAGGCCGTCGTCCGCAGAACATCCAGCCCGGCAACAACGACCCCTGGGCCGACGTGATGCTCAAGTCGTACGAGGCCTACCAGGAGCGCTGCGAACGCGCCGGCCTGGTGGACTTCGCCGAGCTGCTGCTGCGCGCGCACGAACTGCTGCGCGACACGCCGGCGCTGCTGGCGCATTACCGGCACCGCTTCCGCGAGATCCTGGTGGACGAGTTCCAGGACACCAACGCGATCCAGTACGCCTTCGTGCGCGTGCTGGCCGGCGACAGCGGCCATGTCTTCGTCGTCGGCGACGACGACCAGTCGATCTACGGCTGGCGCGGCGCCAAGGTCGAGAACATGCAGCGCTTCCTCAAGGATTTCCCCGGCACGCAGACGATCCGCCTGGAGCAGAACTACCGTTCCAGCGCCAACATCCTGGAAGCGGCCAACGCGGTCATTGCGCACAACCCCGACCGCCTGGGCAAGAACCTGTGGACCGACAGCGGCACCGGCGAGCCGATCGACCTGTACGCGGCCTACAACGAGATGGACGAGTCGCGCTTCGTCGTCGAGCGCCTGCGCCAGTGGGTGCGCGACGGCGGCAGCTATGGCGAAGTCGCGGTGCTCTATCGCAGCAACGCGCAGTCGCGCGCCTTCGAAGAATCGCTGCTGGCCGAGCAGGTGCCGTACCGCGTGTACGGCGGCCAGCGCTTCTTCGAGCGCGCCGAGATCAAGGACACGCTGGCCTACCTGCGCCTGATCGCCTCGCGCCTGGACGACGCCGCGTTCGAGCGCGCCGTGAACACGCCCACGCGCGGCATCGGCGAGCGCACGCTGGACGAAGTGCGCCGCCGCGCGCGTGCCGACGCCGTCGCGCTGTGGGAAGCGGCGCGGCGCATCGTCGCCGAGAACGCCCTCACCGCGCGTGCGCGCAATGCCGTGGCGGGCTTCCTCGCGCTCATCGACGACGTCGACAACGAAGTCGCCACGATGACGCTGCCGGAGAAGATCGATCACGTGCTGATCCGCTCGGGCCTGCGCGAGCACTACTTCAACGAATCGCGCGGCCAGCTGGATTCGCGCGTGGACAACCTGGACGAACTGGTCTCCGTCGCCTCGCGCTTCACGCGCAACGACGAGGAAGACGCACAGGCGATGCCGGAACTGGTTGCCTTCCTCAGCTACGCCGCGCTGGAGGCCGGCGAAGGCCAGGCGCAGGCCGGCGAGGAGGGCGTGCAGCTGATGACGCTGCACAGCGCCAAGGGACTGGAATTCCCGCTGGTGTTTCTGGCCGGCATGGAGGAGGGCGTGTTCCCGAGCGGGCGCTCCACCGAGGAATCCGGTCGCCTGGAGGAAGAGCGCCGCCTGGCGTATGTCGGCATCACGCGCGCGCGGCAGAAACTGGTGCTCAGCTACGCCGAGACGCGCCGCATCCACGGCGCCGACATGTACGGCGTGCCGTCGCGCTTCCTGCGCGAGATCCCGGCGCCGCTGCTGAACGAAGTGCGCCCGAAGGTGCAGGTGTCGCGGCCGTATTCCGGCGGCGTGCAGCGTCGCGACATGGGGCATGCGGCGATCGAACAACCGGCCGTGCGCCTGGGTTCGATGGTGCGCCATCCGTCGTTCGGACTGGGCACCGTCACCGACTACGAAGGCAGCGGCGCGCATGCGCGCGTGCAGGTGAATTTCGACGACGCCGGCAGCAAGTGGCTGGTGCTGGCGTACGCGAATCTGCAGCCGGCGTAAGCCGTACCCCTCTCCCTGACTGCTTCGCAGTCTGTCCCTCTCCCGCAAGGGGAGAGGGATTTCGCCCGCTCAGCGGCTTCGCTCACTTCCGCAGCTTCGGCGCCTCGTCCAGCGTGCCGTCCGGCAGCAGCGCGACGCAGCGCGTGCGCTGGCGGTCGAACATCACCGGCACCGGATCCTGGAACAGCGGACGGCGCACGAACTCCAGCGTCCACTGGAAGTGTTCCAGTTCCTCGAGCGTGCGGCGCTGGGCCTCGGTCAGCCCCTGGCGCAACGAGGTGGTGTCGAGCGCCTGCGCGAGTTTGCGTCGTTCTTTGCCGGACACGCCGGGGCTTCCTCCGTCGCGCCGGCAGTGAACGGCGCGGTCTCTCGTTAACGGCGGCCGCCTGCGAAGCTTGAATGCCCGCATCGCCGCAGGGTCGTCGCGAGACTATGGCCCAGTTCTACAGCGCGTCGTGAAAGACGATGCCCAAAGTGTGACGTCTCCCTGAACGTACCCGGCTCACGCCATGGCGCATGTTCACGCGATACACACCGCGGCTGCCCCGCACCGGCCGGTGATGAACGGCGAAGACCACCGCATCGCCGCGATTCAACGGCACCACCTCGGCGCGCGACTGCATGCGCGGGCGTTGTTCGGTGAGCACGAACTCGCCGCCGTCGAAGTCCGCGCCCGGCTGCGACAGCAGCACCGCCATCTGCAGCGGGAACACGTGCTCGCCGTACAGATCCTGGTGCAGGCAGTTGTAGTCGCCGGCGTCGTAGCGCAGCAGCAGCGGTGTGGGTCGCAGTTGCCCGGCGTCGTGGCAACGCCGCGCGAACTCCGCATGCACCGCCGGATAGCGCACATCCACGCCCATCGCCGCGTACCAGCGATTCGCGATGGGCGCGAGGTGCGAATACACCGACGTGCGCAGCCGCGCGACGACCGACGGCAACGGATAGGCGAAGTAGCGGTATTCACCGCTGCCGAACCCATGCCGCGCCATCACGACGCGGCTGCGGAAACCGTCGGGTAGGTCGTACAGCGCGGCCAGCGTGGCGCATTCGGTGTCGTCGAGCAGGCCTGGAAGCACGGCATGACCGCGTGCGTCGAGCGCGGTGCTGACGCCTGCCCAGTCCTGCCACGCGATGCGCTCGGTCAACGCAGCCGCATCGTCGCGAAGACGCAGCGCGGCGCTCATGCGCGCGCCTCGCGTTGCAGCAGCGCCCGTTTGCGCGCCACGCCCCAGCGATAGCCGGAGATCGCGCCGTCCGCCGCCACCACGCGATGGCACGGCACCACCACCGCCAGCGGATTGGCCGCGCAAGCCGCGGCGATCGCGCGCGCGGAACCTGCGGCGCCGAGCCTGCGCGCCAATTCGCCATAGCTCACCGTGGTGCCGGTGGGTACCTCGCGCAACGCCCGCCAGACGCGGATCTGGAACGGCGTGCCGCGCAGGTCGAGCGGTCGATCCAGCGACAGGTGCGGCGCCTCTATGCAATCGACCACTTCCTCCAGCGTCGCCTGCATGCCGGCGGCGTCCACGGCGAGCGTCGCGTCGGGCTCGCGGGCTTGCAGGTCGTGCACGAGCCCGCCGGCGTCGTCGCCGAACAGCACCGCGCGCAGTCCCGCATCGCTCTGCGCCACCAGCACCAGGCCGAGCGAGCTTTCGCCGATGGCGAAGCGGACGGCCTGCGGGCGTGCCGCGTCGCGTCGCGGATGACAGCGGCGGCACGCACGAAAGCCCGCGCGCTCGGCCTCGTCGGGCGTCGCATGGAAACGCACGTTCTCCGGGCGCGGTCGACGTGCGGCGCAGGACGGGCGGCAATACACGCCGGTCGTCCTGACCGAATAGACGAAGCGCCCGTCGGCGTCGCGATCGCGCGCGCACAGCGCAGCCCAGCGCGGATCGTGCCGGAGGTCGAAAGTGTCGTTGAGGTCCATCGCGTTCTCCCGTGGAAGGAACGCGATCGACTCTAGGCGGCGCCGCGCACGCCCGATATCCGGATCGTGCGGCGTGTCGCGCGAGCGCTTACCAGGTCAGCAGCTTGTACTGCACCGGCGAGATCGGGCCCTCGCCCTTGCTGCTGTCGAGGATGCCGTCGGCGTTGTTGTCCACCAGGTAGTAGACCGGGCCGCGCGCCGGCGTGATGCGGACCACGCGCAACTGGCCGGCGACGTAGTACTCGTCGATGGTGTCGCCGCCGCTCACGGTGCGCGAGCGCACTTCCGCGTTCTGCAGGTCGGCGGTCGGGTCGTTGCTCATCGTCGCGCAGCCGATCAGGGTCAGCGGAAGCAGCAGGGCAAACAGAACGGTGCGCATGACGGTCTCCTGGCCGGGGGGCGAACGGGGCGGGTCCAGTGCACAGGATACGCGCTGCCGATCATCGCGCGGGTGACGGCCGCGCCGGCAGCGGAGCGTAGAATCCCCGCCATGACCGACACGCCCCGCCTCGTCCTCATCGACGGTTCCAGCTACCTCTATCGCGCCTTCCATGCGCTCCCGCCCCTCACCAACGATGCCGGCGAACCCACCGGCGCGTTGTTCGGCGTGGTCAACATGCTGCGCGCGACGTTGAAGGAACAGCCCGCCTACGTCGCCTTCGTGGTCGACGCGCCGGGCAAGACGTTCCGCGACGACCTCTACCCCGAGTACAAGGCCAATCGCGCCGCGATGCCCGACGACCTGCGCGCGCAGGTGCAGCCGATGTGCGACATCGTCAACGCGCTGGGCATGACGATCCTGCGCGTGGATGGCGTGGAAGCCGACGACGTCATCGGCACGCTCGCCGTGCGCGCGGCGGAGCAGGGCATCGACGTCACCATCTCCACCGGCGACAAGGACTTCGCCCAGCTCGTGCGGCCCGGCATCGCGCTGGTCAACACGATGACCGGCAGCCGCCTGGATTCGGACGAGAGCGTGATCGAGAAGTTCGGCGTGCGCCCGAACCAGATCATCGATCTGCTCGCACTGATGGGCGACAGCGTCGACAACATTCCCGGCGTCGACAAGTGCGGGCCCAAGACGGCGGCGAAGTGGCTGGGCGAGTACGGCACGCTCGACAGCGTCATCGCGCATGCGGAGCAGATCAAGGGCAAGATCGGCGAGAACCTGCGCGCCGCGCTGCCGCGACTGCCGCTCAACCGCACGCTGACGACGATCCGCACCGACCTCGAACTGGAACGCACGCCGACCGAACTGGTCCTGCGCGACCGTCACATCGACGAGCTGCGCGAGCTCTACGCGCGTTACGGCTTCAAGCAGGCGTTGCGCGAGCTGGAAGGGCCCGGCGCGGTGGTCGAAGATCACGCCAACAGCCCCAGCGGCGTGCGCAACACCGCCGCCGGCTACGCGCGTTCGGGCGCGGTGGCCGAAGGCGTGGATCCGGCGCTGTCGGCGAAGGGCGAGTACGAGGCGATCCTCGCGCCCGAGCAGTTCGATGCCTGGCTGGCGCGGCTGCGCGAGGCGGATGAGTTCGCGTTCGACACCGAAACCGATTCGCTCGATCCGATGCAGGCCAATCTCGTCGGCCTGAGCTTCGCCGCCGAAACGGGCCGCGCCGCCTACCTTCCGCTCGGCCACGACTATCCCGGTGCGCCGAAGCAGCTCGACCGTAACGAAGTGCTGTCCGCGCTGCGTCCGCTGTTCGAGGATGCCTCGCGCAAGAAGATGGGCCAGCACGGCAAGTACGACCTGCACGTGCTGCGTCGCAACGGCATCGAGGTGCGCAACTACGCCGACGACACCATGCTGGAAAGCTTCGTCTTCAACGCGACGGCGACGCGGCACGACATGGATTCACTCGCCAAGCGTTACCTGGGCTACGACACCGTCCGATACGAGGACGTCGCCGGCAAGGGCGCCAAGTCGATTCCGTTTTCGCAGGTGGCCATCGAGGATGCGATGCGCTATGCCGCCGAGGACGCCGACGTCACGCTGCGCCTGCATCGCGTGCTCTCGCCGAAGGTGGAAGCCGTGCCGGGCCTGTCGCACGTCTACCACGAGATCGAGATGCCGCTGGTGCCGGTGCTGGAACGCGTGGAAGCCAACGGCGTGATGATCGACGCCAACGAGCTGCGCCGTCAGTCCGCCGATCTGGGCAAGCGCATGCTCGCCGCGCAGCAGAAGGCGACGGAGCTGGCCGGCCGCACGTTCAACCTGGACTCGCCCAAGCAACTCGGGCAGTTGCTGTTCGACGAACTGAAATTGCCGGCGCTGGTGAAGACGCCGTCCGGCGCGCCGTCGACGAACGAAGAGGCGCTGGAGGCCATCGCCGACCAGCACGAACTGCCGCGCGTGATCCTGGAGTACCGCGGCCTCGCCAAGCTGCGCAGCACCTACACCGACAAGCTGCCGGAGATGGTCAACCGCGACACCGGCCGCGTGCACACCAGCTACCACCAGGCGGGCGCGGCGACGGGCCGGTTGGCGTCGAGCGATCCGAACCTGCAGAACATCCCGATCCGCACCGACGACGGCCGTCGCATCCGCCAGGCGTTCGTCGCGCCGGAAGGCCGCCGCATCGTCGCCTGCGACTACTCGCAGATCGAGCTGCGGATCATGGCGCACCTGTCGGAGGATCCGGGCCTGCTGCGCGCGTTCGAGTCCGGCGCCGACATCCATCGCGCCACGGCGGCGGAGGTGTTCGGCAAGGCGATGGACGAGGTGAGCGGCAACGAGCGCCGCGCCGCGAAAGCGATCAACTTCGGCCTGATGTACGGCATGGGCGCGTTTGGCCTGGCGCGGCAGCTGGGCATCGCGCGCGGTGAGGCGCAGGACTACATCGCGCTGTACTTCAGCCGCTATCCCGGCGTGCGCGACTTCATGGAGCGCACACGCCAGCAGGCGCGCGAGCAGGGCTACGTGGAAACCGTATTCGGCCGACGCCTGTACCTGGACAACATCCACGCCCGCAACCAGGGCCTGCGCGCGGGCGCCGAGCGCGCCGCGATCAACGCGCCCATGCAGGGCACCGCCGCGGACATCATCAAGCGTGCGATGATCTCCATCGACGCATGGCTGGCCGATCATCGCGACCGCGCGCTGATGGTCCTGCAGGTGCACGACGAACTGGTGTTCGAGGTCGAGACCGGGTTCGTCGATACGCTGCTCACGCAGGCCCGTGAACGGATGTCGCGTGCGGCCGGGCTGAGGGTTCCGCTGGTGGTGGACGCAGGCGTCGGGCTCAACTGGGACGAGGCCCACTGACCGTTCGTCGGAGAGGCCTTCCGTCAGGTTTCATGCCACATGCCCGGAAGGCCTTCTAAGCGGCAATCCCGGGGAAAAACGTTTCCAATTCAGTGAATGCATCCTGAATCCAACGAATTGTTAACCCGGATCTTCACGAACCATCCATGTACGGAATGGTCATATAGGTCGCGACAGGTGCAACGCCTGTCGCCGATCTCTCCCTCCCCTGGAGTGATCCCGGAGCGAAGACCCCTCCCCAGGTCCCGCTCCCCAGCCCCGCCGGCCCCCCCTGCCTGCGGGGCTTTTTATTTCTGGCGTCGCCAGAAATAAACCCAAAGTTTCGCGATGCAAAACTTTGGGCCCCCGCGCCGATGCTTCCAATCCCTGCGGCTGCCGCCGCGCCCCCTTACCAAGGGGGCTGGTGCTCCGTTCTGGGGCGCCGCGACTTTTTCATATCCCGTCATCCCGGCGCAGGCCGGGATCCAGGCCGTCACGTCCTCCGTCGGCGCGCTTCACACCTCGCCCCTTACCAGCGCGACCGTTGGCCGTTAGCGTGGCGGCATTCCAACGGTTCGGGAATGCCCATGTTCGAGATGTCGATGCCGTGGTGGGAGTTCGTGCTGCGCGCGGTGGTGGTGTACGCGGTGCTGCTGGCGATGATCCGGCTGTCGGGCAAGCGGACGATGGGGCAGTTCACCGCGTTCGACATGCTGCTGATCGTGCTGCTCGGCAACGCGGTGCAGAACGCGCTGCTGGGCAAGGACACCTCGATGACCGGCGGGCTGCTGCTGGCGGCGACGCTGATCGTGCTGAACTGGACGGTGGGCCTTCTGACCGCGCGCAGTCGCAAGGCCGAGCGCCTGCTGGAAGGCGCGCCGGTGGTGCTGGCGCGCAACGGGCACATCTACCGCGATGTGCTGCGCCGTGAACTGGTCAGCCGCGACGACTTCGCCAAATCGATGCGCGAGGCCGGTTGCAGCGAGGTCGATCGCATCCACCTCGCGCTGCTGGAAACCAATGGCCACATCACCATCCTCCTGCGCGATCCGCCCAAGGGCGGCGACGAAGGTGTGTGATCGGCGCGCTCAGCCCAGCTCGGACAGCCAGTCGCGCGGGCGCAGGTAGTCGGCCAGTCGCGCTTCGGCGCTGCCTTCTTCCGGCGTGAAGCCGTATTCCCAGCGCACCAGCGGCGGCAGGCTCATCAGGATCGATTCGGTGCGTCCGCCCGATTGCAGTCCAAACAGCGTGCCGCGGTCGAAGACGAGGTTGAACTCGACATAGCGCCCACGGCGGTAGAGCTGGAACTGGCGCTCGCGATCGCCATGGGGCGTGTGCTTGCGGCGTTCGACGATGGGCAGGTACGCGTCGAGGAAGCCGTCGCCCACCGCGCGCAGGTACGCGAAGTCGCGCGAGGCGTCTTCGTGCAGGTCGTCGAAGAACAAACCGCCGACGCCGCGCGTCTCGTTGCGGTGCTTGAGGAAGAAGTACTCGTCGCACCAGTGCTTGTGCTTGTCGTAGCGCGCCTGGCCGCCGAAGGGCTCGCACAGCGCGCGCGCGGTGCGGTGCCAGTGCAGCACGTCCTCGTCGACGGGATAGAACGGCGTGAGGTCGAAGCCGCCGCCGAACCACCAGGCCACGGTTTCGCCGTCGCGCACGGCGCGGAAATGGCGCACGTTCGCGTGCGTGGTCGGCAGGTGCGGATTACGCGGGTGGAACACCAATGAAACGCCGACAGCGCGCCACGATGCGCCGGCCAGCTCCGGCCTTGCGGCCGTGGCCGACGGCGGCAGTTTCGTGCCGGACACGTCCGAGAAGCCGATGCCCGCCTGCTCGAAAACCGCGCCGTCGCGCAGGATGCGCGTGCGGCCGCCGCCTCCTTCGGCGCGCTCCCACAGGTCTTCGCGGAAGCGGGCGCTGCCGTCGGCGGCCTCGATCGCCGCGCAGATGCGGTCCTGCAAGCCGGCGAGGTAGGCGCGGACGTCGTCGAAGCCGGGGGCGGGCTCGGTCATGTTCACAAGAACGTAGCGGGGACGGCGCGCATGATAGCCGCCGCCCGTTCAGGGGAACGTCGAAGGACCGGCATGCGCGCGCAGCGAGCCGGCGCCGGGGCGTTCCGGATCGATTGGTGTGGGAGGTGTGTCGTGCGCATGCTCCGCCCGTGGTGTGTCCTGTCCGTCGTGCTGATCGCCGGACTGTCCGCGACCTCATGCAAACGCGAGGCCCAACCGGCCGCGACCCCGTCTGCCGCCAAGGCCCCGGTCACGGTGCCGCCCACCGCACCGGCCACGGCGCCGGCCGAGCGCGTGTTCGGTCAGGAAGAACTCGACCAGATGGTCGCGCCGATCGCGCTGTATCCCGATTCGCTGCTGACGCAGGTGCTGATGGCAGCCACGTATCCGGGCAACGTCGCCGATGCGGTGGCGTGGTCGAAGGCCAATCCCGACGCCAAGGGCGACGAGGCGGTGAA encodes:
- the uvrD gene encoding DNA helicase II, encoding MDVSHLLDALNPAQREAVSAPPGHYLVLAGAGSGKTRVLTHRIAWLNEVHGVPTHGILAVTFTNKAAGEMRARVDGQLRHGARGMWIGTFHGLAHRLLRLHWQEAKLPEGFQVLDSDDQLRLVKRVVQALELDEARFPPRQIAWWINAQKDEGRRPQNIQPGNNDPWADVMLKSYEAYQERCERAGLVDFAELLLRAHELLRDTPALLAHYRHRFREILVDEFQDTNAIQYAFVRVLAGDSGHVFVVGDDDQSIYGWRGAKVENMQRFLKDFPGTQTIRLEQNYRSSANILEAANAVIAHNPDRLGKNLWTDSGTGEPIDLYAAYNEMDESRFVVERLRQWVRDGGSYGEVAVLYRSNAQSRAFEESLLAEQVPYRVYGGQRFFERAEIKDTLAYLRLIASRLDDAAFERAVNTPTRGIGERTLDEVRRRARADAVALWEAARRIVAENALTARARNAVAGFLALIDDVDNEVATMTLPEKIDHVLIRSGLREHYFNESRGQLDSRVDNLDELVSVASRFTRNDEEDAQAMPELVAFLSYAALEAGEGQAQAGEEGVQLMTLHSAKGLEFPLVFLAGMEEGVFPSGRSTEESGRLEEERRLAYVGITRARQKLVLSYAETRRIHGADMYGVPSRFLREIPAPLLNEVRPKVQVSRPYSGGVQRRDMGHAAIEQPAVRLGSMVRHPSFGLGTVTDYEGSGAHARVQVNFDDAGSKWLVLAYANLQPA
- the polA gene encoding DNA polymerase I produces the protein MTDTPRLVLIDGSSYLYRAFHALPPLTNDAGEPTGALFGVVNMLRATLKEQPAYVAFVVDAPGKTFRDDLYPEYKANRAAMPDDLRAQVQPMCDIVNALGMTILRVDGVEADDVIGTLAVRAAEQGIDVTISTGDKDFAQLVRPGIALVNTMTGSRLDSDESVIEKFGVRPNQIIDLLALMGDSVDNIPGVDKCGPKTAAKWLGEYGTLDSVIAHAEQIKGKIGENLRAALPRLPLNRTLTTIRTDLELERTPTELVLRDRHIDELRELYARYGFKQALRELEGPGAVVEDHANSPSGVRNTAAGYARSGAVAEGVDPALSAKGEYEAILAPEQFDAWLARLREADEFAFDTETDSLDPMQANLVGLSFAAETGRAAYLPLGHDYPGAPKQLDRNEVLSALRPLFEDASRKKMGQHGKYDLHVLRRNGIEVRNYADDTMLESFVFNATATRHDMDSLAKRYLGYDTVRYEDVAGKGAKSIPFSQVAIEDAMRYAAEDADVTLRLHRVLSPKVEAVPGLSHVYHEIEMPLVPVLERVEANGVMIDANELRRQSADLGKRMLAAQQKATELAGRTFNLDSPKQLGQLLFDELKLPALVKTPSGAPSTNEEALEAIADQHELPRVILEYRGLAKLRSTYTDKLPEMVNRDTGRVHTSYHQAGAATGRLASSDPNLQNIPIRTDDGRRIRQAFVAPEGRRIVACDYSQIELRIMAHLSEDPGLLRAFESGADIHRATAAEVFGKAMDEVSGNERRAAKAINFGLMYGMGAFGLARQLGIARGEAQDYIALYFSRYPGVRDFMERTRQQAREQGYVETVFGRRLYLDNIHARNQGLRAGAERAAINAPMQGTAADIIKRAMISIDAWLADHRDRALMVLQVHDELVFEVETGFVDTLLTQARERMSRAAGLRVPLVVDAGVGLNWDEAH
- a CDS encoding methylated-DNA--[protein]-cysteine S-methyltransferase codes for the protein MDLNDTFDLRHDPRWAALCARDRDADGRFVYSVRTTGVYCRPSCAARRPRPENVRFHATPDEAERAGFRACRRCHPRRDAARPQAVRFAIGESSLGLVLVAQSDAGLRAVLFGDDAGGLVHDLQAREPDATLAVDAAGMQATLEEVVDCIEAPHLSLDRPLDLRGTPFQIRVWRALREVPTGTTVSYGELARRLGAAGSARAIAAACAANPLAVVVPCHRVVAADGAISGYRWGVARKRALLQREARA
- a CDS encoding YetF domain-containing protein, producing the protein MPMFEMSMPWWEFVLRAVVVYAVLLAMIRLSGKRTMGQFTAFDMLLIVLLGNAVQNALLGKDTSMTGGLLLAATLIVLNWTVGLLTARSRKAERLLEGAPVVLARNGHIYRDVLRRELVSRDDFAKSMREAGCSEVDRIHLALLETNGHITILLRDPPKGGDEGV
- a CDS encoding DUF2782 domain-containing protein, with product MRTVLFALLLPLTLIGCATMSNDPTADLQNAEVRSRTVSGGDTIDEYYVAGQLRVVRITPARGPVYYLVDNNADGILDSSKGEGPISPVQYKLLTW
- the hemF gene encoding oxygen-dependent coproporphyrinogen oxidase, with protein sequence MTEPAPGFDDVRAYLAGLQDRICAAIEAADGSARFREDLWERAEGGGGRTRILRDGAVFEQAGIGFSDVSGTKLPPSATAARPELAGASWRAVGVSLVFHPRNPHLPTTHANVRHFRAVRDGETVAWWFGGGFDLTPFYPVDEDVLHWHRTARALCEPFGGQARYDKHKHWCDEYFFLKHRNETRGVGGLFFDDLHEDASRDFAYLRAVGDGFLDAYLPIVERRKHTPHGDRERQFQLYRRGRYVEFNLVFDRGTLFGLQSGGRTESILMSLPPLVRWEYGFTPEEGSAEARLADYLRPRDWLSELG
- a CDS encoding 2OG-Fe(II) oxygenase yields the protein MSAALRLRDDAAALTERIAWQDWAGVSTALDARGHAVLPGLLDDTECATLAALYDLPDGFRSRVVMARHGFGSGEYRYFAYPLPSVVARLRTSVYSHLAPIANRWYAAMGVDVRYPAVHAEFARRCHDAGQLRPTPLLLRYDAGDYNCLHQDLYGEHVFPLQMAVLLSQPGADFDGGEFVLTEQRPRMQSRAEVVPLNRGDAVVFAVHHRPVRGSRGVYRVNMRHGVSRVRSGRRHTLGIVFHDAL